AGTTGAACAGTTTCACCGTTGAAAGACCTATTTGTTGTACATAATCCTGGTCTTAGCTCACGTCTTTACTAGACCAATCGGCTAGACTTCTAATATTGGTTAATCGGTTCTCTTTTTAGAACGCCCGCTCAGCGTATCTTTTGTGGAGCAAAGCGACTGAAATCGTGTTAGGAGCgcgaaaattaattttcatggtTCAGTTAGATAGGCAAAAAAATGTGCGGCAGAGGGGAAAACATTAAGGGAAGAGATCGCTACTCTGACAAGAAACCTACTTAAGTTCAATTACCACCCTTCCCTACTTGAAGGCTATACTGCGCGTAGACTGGTACCGCTGGACAAAAACCCAGGAGTTAGACTAATTGGAGTGAGAGAGGTCTTGCGCCGCATAATCGGCAAAACTACCTCGGCAATGTTTAAGGAGGAGATAAAGGAGGCAGTTGGCCCACTGCAAGTCTGTGCAGGTCACAGCGCTGGATCAGAAGCAGCCATACACGCAATGAATCAGGTGTTTAATGAGGAAGGGGCGGACGGAGTTCTATTAATTGACGCGACCAACGCGTTCAATCAGATTAACAGGACGGTGGCTATGCATAATATCAGGATCACTTGTAAAGAAATCGCCTTATATATCATTAACACGTATAGAAGCCCCTCAAGGCTGTTCATTAGTGGCGGAGGCGAGATCTCTTCCCAAGAGGGTACTACTCAAGGTGACCCGTTAGCAATGCCTTGGTATGCAATTAACACCAATCTTATGATCAGTAGTCTCAGAGCATCAATTCCACAAGTCAAGCAAGTCTGGCTAGCGGATGATTCAGCGGGTGGAGGGAGTATAGAGTCACTCTATCAATGGTACAAGACCTTAAGCGAGGAAGGGAAAAAATTCGGTTATATTGTTAATGGTGCTAAAAGCTGGTTAATCGTCAAGAACAGTGAACTGGCAGAGAGTGCAAAGAAGGTGTTCGACGATGAAGTGAACATAACGCTCGAGGGAAGACGTCATCTCGGTGCGGTCATCGGATCAAAAGAGTTTAAGAATCAATATTGTCAAGAGAAAGTTGAGAAGTGGCTCAGAGAAATGGAGTCCCTCACAGAGATCAGCAAGAGTCAGCCACATGCTGCCTATGTCGCTTTTACGAAAGGATTTAAATCCAAATTCACTTATTACTTGCGCACCATCGAATCGTTTGAAGAGTATGTGGACCCCATCGAAGAAGTGATGCACACTTCCTTTCTTCCTTCATTATTCGAACGAGCGGAGCCTCTCCCTAAAGAACTTAAGGAACTTGTCAATTTATCACCTGCGCAGGGCGGGATTGGGATTCCCGATCTTAAGCGCGAAAGTTCGGAGCAGTTTAATGCCTCGCTTGGTATAACAGCACCACACGTCAATTCTGTTGTTACCCAAAGCTCCACCAATCCAGCACGAGAGCTGATGGAGGAAAGGAAGCGTGAAGTCAATGCTCAAAGGAGAGCTGCCGCAGAGTCCCGGATTGATAGGATTGACGAATCGTTACCTCCTGATCTACTCCAAGCGGTGCAGCAGACAAGGGACAAGGGAGCCAGCTCGTGGCTGAACGCTATTTCAATCGAAGAACACGGTCTGCCTTTGAACAAGCAGGAGTTTAGGGACTCCCTTTGCCTTCGCTACAACCTTCCTCTGCCTAATCTCCCTAGTTACTGTGCTTGTGGAGAAGTGTTTACTGTCAACCATGCGTTGACATGCAAGAAGGGAGGTTTTATAGCTCAGAGACATGATACTATCCGAGATCTCCTGACATCACACATCAGTAAAGTGTGCAGAAATGTGGAGACAGAGCCACTCTTGCAACCACTCGACAATGAAGTATTCAACCTTCAGTCCACTGTTATGAGTCGAGAAACGAGGCTAGATATGAAGGCTGGGGGTTTTTGGACACCAGGAGTAACGGCATTCTTTGATGTACGTGTAACGCACGTTAACTCCCGGTCCAACCAGGGAAAGCACACAGCTACGATCTTCAAAGAGCAAGAAAAcgagaagaagaggaaatatAACCAGAGATTCATGGATGTAGAGATGGGAACTTTTACACCACTGGTGTTTGGTACAAACGAAGGCATGGGACTCGACTGTCAGAACTTTTTAAGAACTCTCGCAAATAAGCTTTCAAGCAAGAATAAGGAACCCTACGCCAACGTTATTTCCTGGCTACGAATACAGCTCTCATTTGCTGTATTAAGATCTGTACACAGATGCGTCAGAGGCTCTAGATATCCTTTCAAATCACGTGAGGTCTCAGAAGACTTCACTCTTGCTGTGGCTGGTCTACAATTgtattcataatttttaggttcagattttttcattagttttttctttagtaatgcttaattgtctttttcctatttttaaattattcacatattgtaaacagtgttttaatttctattattattattatttttattgtattttatacataaaaacaGAGTCATgtatattgtttttaaattttataattctttACCAGTTGGAGATAGTTTAGTTCTTACCTGTAGGAAATAGTTTAATAAAGTTCTGTTGTTTATTAAATAGCTTCTATAGCTTTTCAGATTTGgcggcttttttttttaaataaatgtgCAATTTCCCTAGAGATTTTGTTAAGCCATGCGTAAAACAGTGTCTTCAGTAAACTCTCAATCAGCTACAATCAGTCAGTTACAATTTCTACCTAAAATGccttttattgtttcttgtGTTTGTAACTGTTTGGGCCTTCTCTTTACTGCATTTAAGTGCCCCTTGCTTGGGCAGCCCGAACTTTCACTGCCCAAGAATGCGCTTAAGAAAAGAACTCAAAAGAATTTGTATTGATAGTTCTTAACAGAGAACAATTTCAAGCAGAACTGATGTAATCAAGAATATAAAGCTATTAAGATTTTTGCCGCGaaagcgctctttttctttgtattcaCGCAACAATTTGgcattaattttcataaattatgcattGTTGCTAGCGATTTCGAGATCCTTCGAAAGTTAGCGTTGAACAAGTGTTGGAGAAGTCTCGTGCGTGATATTAATTGAAATAGGTTCTGAAGCTCGGGTGTTCGGTAAAGCAGCCAAGGGTGAATTTGCAGAAAGCCGGTTAGCTCAAGGTCCTGAAAGTGTCATTTTAGAGACCTTGTTATTTTGGACTGTGGGATGTACATACATTTGGAATGACTGCGAGGtgcaaaattgtttatttttacaaattcCTTGTCAATGATTAATTCGCTAAAGTCATCTCGAGTAAGGGCGATTCAATGTTAATTTCTCCTCTACATACAGGCCAAGGGTCGATCCGCGTTGCGTGGATGGAAACACGAGGGACGTAGTTTCAGGCTAACAGGTCTCTCGAAAACATGCTGACGAGGGAAGAAAGCAACACGGTCCACGGCGGCTTAATGGGTTCAAACGAAAAGGAAAGAAGTGATTCGcaagaaaacagaaagaaaaggaacatGTTTGGTCGTTTGCTTGACGTTGTGCAAAGTGATCGAGACTTGATCGCTTATAAGCTGTTTTACATGTCTGCTTATGGTGCTACTGGTTGTCTCATCCCCTATTTGCCATTATACTACAAGCAACTGGGATTCTCAGCTGTGAGGTCTGGAATACTACTGAGCATTCGCCCTTTGagttgttttttcatttcaccTTTTTGGGGCTTCCTTGCGGATAAATACCAAAAacgaaggatttttttgtttatcggcgcttttgtttgttttctgaaaattATGCTGATATTAGCTGTTCAGCCCAAACATCAGAGATGCTCGATCATTCAAGAAAACTCCACCGTTGCAAGTCTGGCTCGGGCTGCGAGGGAGTCACTGATTGATTCCAACATTCTGAACCGTATTTTCAACTGGAAGAAATTTCTCAGGACACCTGAACGAAATAAGCAATTGGCTAGTTTTTTCCCTGCGTCAACGAAATTGAACAAAACGTGTGTTAGCAAGGAAAATTTCCTGCGTAATGTCGGCACCCATAAGGAATGGAAACCAAGTAGCTCTGAAGGACAAGATCAGGAACATCGTAGAGTGTATTACAATGTAAGCATCGATAATGGAGAAATGGAAGCCTTGTTTTATATCTTGTTAACTTTAATGGTAGTTGGAGATGCCTTTTTTACTATGCTTTATCCAGTGGCAGATAGCTGCCTCATAGATTTATTGGACGAGAAAAGAAATCACTATGGGAGGATTCGATTATGGGGCTCATTAAGCACGTCATTTGGCACTCTTGTAATTGGAATATTCATAGATGAATCCACCTTTTATTATTGTGGAGAATTTCGTAAAGACTACAAAATTGCCTTCTATTTTTTCGCtgcttttatggtaatttGTTTCGCAAGCGTCTTCTGTGTTAAAATCGTCTACAACTCAGGCAAGTCATCAAGACAAAGCATCTTCCCCAACATCATTCCCCTCGGCAATTCGTGGCCTAAATTCGCATTTTGGCTGACGTCTGTTTATCTCGGGATGCTGGATGGATTTCAAACGGAGTTTACCTCATGGTTTTTAGATGATCTTGGAGCGTCTGCTGTGATAGTAGGAGCAGCGGCATCCTTGCACTTCGCTTTCAACGTAACGACGTTCTTCCTTGCAAATCATGTATTGAAGTTCCTTACTTACATTAATGCGATAAACCTGAGCTTGGCTCTCTACGTCGTGCTGTTTCCTTGTATTTCTGTCAGTTACTCGCCATGGCTCGTACTTCTACTACACTCTTTAGCAGGAGTTTGCTTTTCAATATCTTGGGTGGCTAGCGTAGCAAAGGTTGCATCTGACTTTTCTTCATTAGGATTAGGAGCCATTGCTCAAGGTAACGTGTTGATTTATTCTCGTTCATTCTTTTCTCCCGTCACTTCTTGACCACAATTTAGTCAGGGTTTGGAGCTGGGTCAGTGGAAAAGTTGAACAACCAAGCAAAtcaaaaacgtttttctcTCGACAGAATTCGGGAAAGCTGAGTACCGAGCCTGATGAAAACGATTGATCCTGTTCGTAAGGGATTTCAGCTTTTGTgcaattttatcattttaaaaaccACGCAGACGGCTTTCTATGTAGTGTAAAAGGTTAAGCAGTAAAGACTGCCTGCCTTATTTATCACGACATTACACTTCTTCTAAACCTACTGATAAGCCGATCGGCTCTATCTGGAAAGCAAAAAGAATTTGTCCgttatctatttatttatttacttatttcctttttcataGGAGTTTTATTCGGTCTGTACATGGGTGCAGGTCTTTGGGGTGGTGCCTGCTTGGGCGGTGCCCTGATTAGCTTCACTGGTATCCGCACAGCTTACCAACTGCTTGCGGGAGTGGCTTTCATAATGTTGATCATGTTCGGCGTTTCATCGCGCATGGCGAACACAGATGACGATGATGAGCAGTCTGAGGTTCAATATCAAGCAATATTAGAGGATGTAGACAAAAATCAGTTTCTATTTGATTTCTTTGGTAAAACCGACTGAAGAGGGGATTTGTCCCATGTACCATGCATTAGAACAAAAAGGACCATGACAGTTGGGTTAAAAATGGTTGAATATAGTCAAGACAACCATTAACCCGGCGAACTTTGGATGGT
This sequence is a window from Acropora palmata chromosome 9, jaAcrPala1.3, whole genome shotgun sequence. Protein-coding genes within it:
- the LOC141891705 gene encoding uncharacterized protein LOC141891705 is translated as MFKEEIKEAVGPLQVCAGHSAGSEAAIHAMNQVFNEEGADGVLLIDATNAFNQINRTVAMHNIRITCKEIALYIINTYRSPSRLFISGGGEISSQEGTTQGDPLAMPWYAINTNLMISSLRASIPQVKQVWLADDSAGGGSIESLYQWYKTLSEEGKKFGYIVNGAKSWLIVKNSELAESAKKVFDDEVNITLEGRRHLGAVIGSKEFKNQYCQEKVEKWLREMESLTEISKSQPHAAYVAFTKGFKSKFTYYLRTIESFEEYVDPIEEVMHTSFLPSLFERAEPLPKELKELVNLSPAQGGIGIPDLKRESSEQFNASLGITAPHVNSVVTQSSTNPARELMEERKREVNAQRRAAAESRIDRIDESLPPDLLQAVQQTRDKGASSWLNAISIEEHGLPLNKQEFRDSLCLRYNLPLPNLPSYCACGEVFTVNHALTCKKGGFIAQRHDTIRDLLTSHISKVCRNVETEPLLQPLDNEVFNLQSTVMSRETRLDMKAGGFWTPGVTAFFDVRVTHVNSRSNQGKHTATIFKEQENEKKRKYNQRFMDVEMGTFTPLVFGTNEGMGLDCQNFLRTLANKLSSKNKEPYANVISWLRIQLSFAVLRSVHRCVRGSRYPFKSREVSEDFTLAVAGLQLYS
- the LOC141892007 gene encoding major facilitator superfamily domain-containing protein 6-like, producing the protein MLTREESNTVHGGLMGSNEKERSDSQENRKKRNMFGRLLDVVQSDRDLIAYKLFYMSAYGATGCLIPYLPLYYKQLGFSAVRSGILLSIRPLSCFFISPFWGFLADKYQKRRIFLFIGAFVCFLKIMLILAVQPKHQRCSIIQENSTVASLARAARESLIDSNILNRIFNWKKFLRTPERNKQLASFFPASTKLNKTCVSKENFLRNVGTHKEWKPSSSEGQDQEHRRVYYNVSIDNGEMEALFYILLTLMVVGDAFFTMLYPVADSCLIDLLDEKRNHYGRIRLWGSLSTSFGTLVIGIFIDESTFYYCGEFRKDYKIAFYFFAAFMVICFASVFCVKIVYNSGKSSRQSIFPNIIPLGNSWPKFAFWLTSVYLGMLDGFQTEFTSWFLDDLGASAVIVGAAASLHFAFNVTTFFLANHVLKFLTYINAINLSLALYVVLFPCISVSYSPWLVLLLHSLAGVCFSISWVASVAKVASDFSSLGLGAIAQGVLFGLYMGAGLWGGACLGGALISFTGIRTAYQLLAGVAFIMLIMFGVSSRMANTDDDDEQSEVQYQAILEDVDKNQFLFDFFGKTD